A segment of the Chitinophagaceae bacterium genome:
AAGTGCTTTATTAAAAGAAAAAGATATCCTGAATGTTTTCTATCATGGTGCGATGGAACAGCAGGAACGGGATGCTGCTTTGTGTAAATTCAGAAACGGCACATCGAATGTATTGGTAACAACTGATCTTGCAGCAAGAGGTTTGGATATTGCACATATCCGTTACATTATTCATTATCATTTGCCGCATACTGAAGATATGTTCACTCACCGTAATGGCAGAACAGCCAGGATGGATGCAAGTGGAACAGCTATTTTAATACTGGGGCCTGATGAAAAAATGCCTGCTTACATTCCAAAAGATGCTGAGCCGGTTGAATTACCTGAAACAGCCATTATACCCGAGAAACCAAAATGGAGTACGCTGTTTATTGCTGCAGGGAAAAAAGATAAAGTAAACAAGGTTGATATTGTTGGCTTTCTTTCTCAAAAGGGGGATCTCAAAAAAGAAGATATCGGGTTGATAGAAGTAAAAGATTTTTTCAGCTTTGTAGCTGTAAAAAAAATAAAAGCAAATAATGTACTTCACTTAATTAAGGATGAAAAAATTAAAAATAAAAAAGTGAAGATTGCTGTGGCGAAATAAAAATTGTTTCATTACCAATCAAACACTTTATTCGCTGGCAACTTATTATGTAATGGAAACAACGCATTATCCCATCATTATTATTGGGGGTGGCCCTATTGGACTGGCCTGTGCAATTGAAGCAAAAAAGGCAGGCATTCCCTATCTCATACTTGAAAAAGGATGCCTGGTTAATTCAATTTACCACTACCCTTCCAACATGACTTTTTTTTCCACTTCTGAACGGCTGGAAATTGGTGATGTTCCTTTTGTAAGTAACAATCCCAAACCAACAAGAGCGGAAGCGCTGGAATATTACAGGAGAGTGGCTGATACATTTAAGCTCAACATTCATTTGTTTGAAGAAGTATTACAGACAGAAAAGACAACAGAAAACTTCATCATCACAACATCAAAGAACCGATACACTGCAAACTATATCATCATTGCATCTGGGTTTTATGATATCCCTTATTTGCTGAATGTACCTGGTGAGGATTTACCGAAAGTAACACACTATTATAAAGACCCTCATTTTTACGCTTTTCAAAAAGTACTGGTGGTTGGTGCAAATAATTCAGCAGTTGATGCAGCACTGGAAACATGGCGCAAAGGAGCCGAAGTAACCATGGTGATCCGTGAAAAAGAAATTGGTGAACGTGTAAAATACTGGGCAAGGCCCGACATTGTAAACCGCATCAGCGAGGGTTCTATCAAAGCTTATTTTGAATCAACAATAGTTGAAATAAGAGAACAGGAAGTGGAAATTCAAACAGCTGATGGAATTGTTACGCTGCCAAACGATTGGGTAATTGCTGCAACAGGTTATCAACCCAACCTTGATTTTTTACAACGCATCGGCATCTTGTTGTCTGATGATGAAGTAAGAAAACCAAGTTATGATGAACTGACGCATGAAACCAATGTAAAGAATGTATTCCTTGCAGGTGTTATTTGCGGAGGGATGAATACACATCGTTTGTTCATTGAAAATTCAAGAGAACATGCGCTGCATATTATACAATCGATCAAAAAAAGACAGACAACATAAATAATATGAATTTATATACAGCCAGTTCCACCATCACCATCACCTGTCATAAGCGGATTGCAATCTATCTTGAAAAAGAAGTAGAGGAACTTGGTTTTACAGTTGATGAAACATTTATTACCGGTGTTAAATTAACAGGTACCATTAACGATTGTATTAAACTCAATCTCAACCTGCGTTGTGCCAGCCAGGTATTGTACAGCCTCAAACAGTTTGAAGCAGAGAATGCGGATGACATTTACAATAATCTTCATAATTATCACTGGGAAAATATTTTACCCGATCCCGGATATTTTTCTGTTACAAGCAATGTCAACAACCCAACCATTAACAACAGCATGTTTGCTAACCTGCGTGTGAAAGATGCCATTGTTGACAGGCTCCGTGATAAAAGAGGAACCCGCCCATCAACCGGATCTGAATTAACCGGAACGGTCATTCATTTATTCTGGAAGAATGAAAACGCAGAAATTTTTATTGATACATCCGGCGATTCACTGGCAAGACATGGTTACCGAAAAATTCCCGGTCTTGCTCCCATGCTGGAAGGATTAGCTTCAGCAACTATTTATGCAACCTGCTGGGATCGTGTGTCACCGTTTATTAATCCCATGTGCGGATCAGGGACTATTGCCATTGAAGCTGCATTGATTGCTACCAACAGAAGACCCGGTTTGTACAGAACCAATTATGCGTTCATGCATTTACAGGGATACGATGAAACTGTTTATCACAAAGAAGATGCTTTGCTAGAGGAACAGATTGTTGATGTTCCCGGTCTCCGCATCATTGCAACCGATTATGATTTCAAAGCCATTGAAAATTCAAAAAAGAATGCAATAGCAGCAGGTGTGCATAAGCTGATTGAATTTGCTGTATGTGATTTTGCTGAAACAGAAGTCCCGGCAGATGGAAAAGGAATCATGATGGTGAATCCTGAATATGGTGAACGACTGGGTGATATTACAGAACTGGAAGAAACCTACAGCCGCATTGGTGATTTTATGAAAAAGAAATGCGGTGGATATTTTGGGTATGTGTTCACAGGCAATCTTGAACTGGCTAAAAAAATAGGGTTGAAAGCCAAACGGCGCATTGAATTTTACAACAGTACCATTGATTGCCGCTTGTTTGAATATGAATTGTATTCCGGTACAAGAAGAACGGAAATAAAGCCTTCAGCAGAATAATTTTATCCACTCGGGGGGGCCTTTAAACTGATTTTTCCTGATTTAAATCATCATTTAAAAATACTGTCTGATTTGTTATGAGACATAAGTCACAATATTCATTTATTGTATGCATGTACTTTGTTCAAAGCAAAATTTAAAAGGGAGCAGAATCAATGAGCAGGATGACAGCACTCATTGTTTTACTGAATCATGCTCCATTAACTTGCATTGTTCAATCACTAATAAAAACAAACATTATGACAACTCAGACAGACAGCGTGCATACCTCAATGCCAAGAATTGGTGATGCTGCTCCTTCTTTTAAAGCGGTTACAACTCAGGGACCAATTCACTTTCCTGATGATTATAAAGGCAAATGGGTGATCCTCTTCAGCCACCCCGCCGATTTTACACCGGTTTGCACTTCAGAATTCATGACTTTTGCCAAACTGGAAAGCGATTTTGCCAAACTCAATACACAACTGGTAGGGCTAAGCGTTGACGGACTGTACAGTCATATTGCATGGCTTCGTACAATTAAAGAAAAAATTGAGTTCAGGGATATGAAAAACGTTGAAGTAAAATTCCCGCTCATTGAAGACATCAGTATGGACGTTGCAAAGATGTACGGCATGATTCAGCCAAATGAAAGCACAACCAAGGCTGTAAGAGCCGTGTTCTTTATAGATCCTGCAGGTACTATCCGTGCTATGATTTACTATCCGCTTTCATTGGGTAGAAACTTTGATGAGCTGAAGCGTGTAATCATTGGATTGCAGACTGCCGATAAACATGCGGTGGCACTTCCTGCCGATTGGAAACCCGGTGAAGATGTCATTGTTCCTCCTGCCAACAGTTGTGGTGTAGCAGCCGACCGTATGGCCGGGAAAGATGAAAACGTTTATTGCAAGGACTGGTTCTTCTGCATGAAACCGTTGCCCATTGAAGAACTGGAACTTAATTAAGCAGTTCATTTAACACCCGCTGTATTCAAATCATAAAGAATCCCCAACCGGGATTCTTTTTTTGTCAGCCCCTGCATCATGCAGTATATTGCCGCTGCAAAAAATGTCACTATACATCACTTCACTGAATTCGGGCAGTAACGGCAACTGCTATTATATCGGCAACGAACGTGAAGCTGTGCTCATTGATGCAGGCATCAGTTGCAGGGAAACAGAAATCAGGATGAAACGCCTTGGCCTGGCGATGGAAAAAGTGAAAGCTGTTTTTATTTCACATGAACACAGCGATCATATTAATGGTGTTATTGTGTTATCAAAAAAACACCAGATCCCTGTTTACATTACTGAAGCAACCCATAAGAAGGCAAGAATAAAATTAGAAAAACATCTCATCAACCGGTTTAAAGCAGATGAACCCGTACAGGTTGGAGAGTTAACAGTTACGCCTTTTCAAAAATTTCATGATGCACATGATCCGCACAGTTTTACCGTTTCTTCTTCAACAGTAACAGTGGGAATTTTTACTGATCTGGGGATTGCCTGCAAAAACCTTGTTCATCATTTTCAGCAATGCCATGCTGCTTTTCTTGAATCAAACTATGATGTGGATATGCTTGAAACCGGGAACTATCCGTATATACTGAAGAAGCGTATTACCAACGGACAGGGTCACCTGTCGAATATACAGGCACTGGAATTATTCAACACACACCGGCCGAAATTCATGAGCCATCTCATCCTCTCACATTTATCAAAAAATAATAATAAACCTGAGCTCGTAGATGACCTCTTTAAACAACATGCCGCAGGAACTGTAATTATTGTTGCTTCCCGTTATGAAGAATCTCCTGTTTTCAAAATAGAAAACCTTAACGGGGCTCCACAACAGAAACCGGCGAAACAAAAAAAGAAAGTATATCAGCAGCAGCTTTCTCTTTTCTGATATATGCCGAAGTGTTTATAAATCTCTTCTTATTAATTTCCTTCCTTTCAAAAATTAGTATATCTTACTGCACACGTTTAATTCCACCCCCGTATTTCCTTGTGAATCGTCCGCTCCTCTGAGGAAAGTTATTCAGCTGCAAGTTGACACAACCGGTTGCTGATTTATTCATCAAACAAACCAATCTAAACATGAAAAAAATGTTCATCATTGTGTGCGCATCATTTTTTGCAGCATGCAACAACAGCACAGATTCAAAGGAAGCAAAAGAGGCAGGAACAGAAACAGCTTCATCAGAAAAAATTGATTACGCTTATCTTCCATCAGATCACGGACCCGACAATTGGGATAGGGGTGATCAGAAAAACATTGCCATTGTTCTTAAATCACTGAAAGGCTATGAAACTGGCAATATAGAAGAAGCATTAGCCGGGTTTGCCGACAGTGTGTGGTGGAGCAGTGATTATTTTGATCAGAAACTTTCGAAAGACAGCTTAAGGGCTATGTTTACGGAAGGCTGGAAAAATACAGCCAGTGTAAAGATTGTAATGGGTGATTACGAATCCGTAATTTCCAAAGACAAGAAAGATGAATGGGTAACACTCTGGTACAAACAGATTGTAACGGATAAAAAAGGAAAAGTAGATTCCATGTCAGTTGTAAATGATGCGAAAATTGAAAACGGAAAAATTACAGTACTGGATGAAAAGACCAGGAAATTTCCTGTGCCAAAAAAATAACATTCTTACAACAAAGTTTTATTCCCGTCATTTTATGGCGGGATCTTTTTTTGTTTACTTGCACTGTGATTAAACCCAGTATTAATCCTGTTTCTGTTTCAGCCATATTAAACCAAACTGTGTTTAACAGGTCAAAGTTTTTTATTTAAAAAGCAATACATTTATCAATAATATTTTTTTTATGAAAAAGCACTCACTTCTTATTTTGCTTGCAGTATTTTTCTTTTTGCCTTTCAGGCAACAGCTCAGGAAAATAAGGACCAGGGACAACTGGGTTTACCCGGCGATAACCTGAACCTCTATGCCGTATTAAAAATTTTCCAGGAATCAGAAACACTTGAAATTTTTGAGAAGAAATTAAATGAA
Coding sequences within it:
- the ypdA gene encoding YpdA family putative bacillithiol disulfide reductase, with protein sequence METTHYPIIIIGGGPIGLACAIEAKKAGIPYLILEKGCLVNSIYHYPSNMTFFSTSERLEIGDVPFVSNNPKPTRAEALEYYRRVADTFKLNIHLFEEVLQTEKTTENFIITTSKNRYTANYIIIASGFYDIPYLLNVPGEDLPKVTHYYKDPHFYAFQKVLVVGANNSAVDAALETWRKGAEVTMVIREKEIGERVKYWARPDIVNRISEGSIKAYFESTIVEIREQEVEIQTADGIVTLPNDWVIAATGYQPNLDFLQRIGILLSDDEVRKPSYDELTHETNVKNVFLAGVICGGMNTHRLFIENSREHALHIIQSIKKRQTT
- a CDS encoding class I SAM-dependent RNA methyltransferase gives rise to the protein MNLYTASSTITITCHKRIAIYLEKEVEELGFTVDETFITGVKLTGTINDCIKLNLNLRCASQVLYSLKQFEAENADDIYNNLHNYHWENILPDPGYFSVTSNVNNPTINNSMFANLRVKDAIVDRLRDKRGTRPSTGSELTGTVIHLFWKNENAEIFIDTSGDSLARHGYRKIPGLAPMLEGLASATIYATCWDRVSPFINPMCGSGTIAIEAALIATNRRPGLYRTNYAFMHLQGYDETVYHKEDALLEEQIVDVPGLRIIATDYDFKAIENSKKNAIAAGVHKLIEFAVCDFAETEVPADGKGIMMVNPEYGERLGDITELEETYSRIGDFMKKKCGGYFGYVFTGNLELAKKIGLKAKRRIEFYNSTIDCRLFEYELYSGTRRTEIKPSAE
- a CDS encoding peroxiredoxin, with product MTTQTDSVHTSMPRIGDAAPSFKAVTTQGPIHFPDDYKGKWVILFSHPADFTPVCTSEFMTFAKLESDFAKLNTQLVGLSVDGLYSHIAWLRTIKEKIEFRDMKNVEVKFPLIEDISMDVAKMYGMIQPNESTTKAVRAVFFIDPAGTIRAMIYYPLSLGRNFDELKRVIIGLQTADKHAVALPADWKPGEDVIVPPANSCGVAADRMAGKDENVYCKDWFFCMKPLPIEELELN
- a CDS encoding MBL fold metallo-hydrolase, producing MSLYITSLNSGSNGNCYYIGNEREAVLIDAGISCRETEIRMKRLGLAMEKVKAVFISHEHSDHINGVIVLSKKHQIPVYITEATHKKARIKLEKHLINRFKADEPVQVGELTVTPFQKFHDAHDPHSFTVSSSTVTVGIFTDLGIACKNLVHHFQQCHAAFLESNYDVDMLETGNYPYILKKRITNGQGHLSNIQALELFNTHRPKFMSHLILSHLSKNNNKPELVDDLFKQHAAGTVIIVASRYEESPVFKIENLNGAPQQKPAKQKKKVYQQQLSLF